In Helianthus annuus cultivar XRQ/B chromosome 9, HanXRQr2.0-SUNRISE, whole genome shotgun sequence, the following are encoded in one genomic region:
- the LOC110878158 gene encoding putative pentatricopeptide repeat-containing protein At1g12700, mitochondrial, whose amino-acid sequence MMNRTNSVLHAFIKFRGNSITNSPFLSFQLGLQYGTHSPVIDKITNLNDALNLFDEMSQRRPLPSVVKFTQLLNAVTKMKHFSSSLHLFNQMCSLGLPVNEYSMSIAIKCCCQLYRTKDGFAVLGSCFRRAIAPNVFIFNALLDGLVLEDKILEAENLFKKLIKLKLCEPSVVTYNTMIKGLCKFGNNVTAVALLRLMEQTNCKPDIFTYNTIIDSLCKDKLIDGALKLFKEMVFDKGILPNVITYNSLIRGLCNLGRWDEASKLLKEMEDENISPDVQTFTALVDAFCKEGKVKEAEAVINIMIERGEVPNIVTYSSLIDGYCLRGEMIKAREIFDSMTLRGLVPNVVTYSSLLNGYCKNRNIEEAMQMFRQMTRKGLKPNVITYNTMLQGLFQVGRCVAARKLFDEMHAQGLIPDQCTYRIVLDGLCNNHLVEDALSLFHMLGDSKLNSDIFVYSILIDGAGKCGKFHIARNLFHELIDKGLQPNVHTYTVMINAFCQEGILQDAKHLFLKMEECGYPPNNVTYCVLLQGYLKNKHYDDVEMLLQEMGDRGYSLDASTLSLFIDHIAAGLLDRSMLKLLGKLVPKELLNDPRLCDWE is encoded by the coding sequence ATGATGAATCGCACAAATTCTGTTCTTCATGCTTTCATTAAATTCAGAGGTAATTCTATTACCAACTCCCCTTTCTTATCTTTCCAGTTAGGTTTACAATACGGTACTCACTCGCCTGTGATTGATAAAATTACCAACTTGAATGATGCCTTGAacctgtttgatgaaatgtcacAGAGACGCCCTTTGCCATCTGTTGTCAAATTCACTCAGTTGTTGAATGCTGTTACTAAAATgaaacatttttcttcttctcttcatcTTTTCAACCAAATGTGTTCCCTTGGTCTCCCTGTTAATGAATATTCTATGAGCATTGCAATCAAGTGTTGTTGTCAGTTGTATCGCACCAAAGACGGTTTCGCAGTCCTAGGAAGCTGCTTTAGGCGAGCTATTGCACCCAATGTCTTCATATTTAATGCACTCTTAGACGGACTCGTCCTTGAAGATAAGATTCTTGAAGCAGAGAATCTATTTAAAAAGCTCATCAAGCTAAAACTTTGTGAACCTAGTGTAGTTACCTACAACACAATGATTAAAGGGCTTTGCAAGTTCGGTAATAACGTTACAGCAGTTGCTTTGCTCAGGCTAATGGAACAAACAAACTGCAAGCCTGATATTTTTACATATAACACCATCATTGATAGTCTTTGCAAGGATAAACTGATAGATGGTGCCTTGAAGCTCTTTAAAGAAATGGTATTTGACAAAGGTATTCTACCAAATGTCATTACCTACAACTCTTTAATTCGTGGCCTTTGTAACTTAGGTCGTTGGGATGAGGCCTCAAAGCTGCTAAAAGAAATGGAGGATGAGAACATTTCTCCGGATGTGCAAACCTTTACTGCATTAGTTGATGCATTTTGCAAGGAAGGTAAAGTAAAAGAAGCTGAGGCTGTTATCAACATCATGATTGAGAGAGGTGAGGTTCCAAACATAGTGACGTACAGTTCACTTATTGATGGTTACTGTCTTCGAGGTGAAATGATCAAAGCAAGGGAGATTTTTGATTCAATGACACTTAGAGGTCTCGTTCCTAATGTTGTTACTTACAGTAGCTTATTGAATGGGTATTGCAAGAATCGGAACATAGAAGAGGCGATGCAAATGTTTCGTCAAATGACCAGAAAAGGTTTAAAACCCAATGTGATCACTTACAACACCATGTTACAAGGATTGTTTCAGGTTGGGCGTTGTGTAGCTGCACGCAAACTCTTCGATGAGATGCATGCACAAGGCCTAATTCCAGATCAATGCACGTATCGAATAGTTTTAGACGGTCTTTGCAACAACCATCTAGTAGAAGATGCACTCTCTTTGTTTCATATGTTGGGTGATTCAAAACTTAATTCTGATATTTTTGTGTACAGTATCCTCATTGACGGGGCAGGAAAATGTGGGAAGTTTCACATTGCAAGGAATCTTTTCCATGAATTAATAGATAAAGGCTTGCAACCTAATGTTCATACATATACTGTGATGATTAATGCTTTTTGTCAAGAAGGTATACTGCAGGATGCAAAACATTTGTTTCTTAAAATGGAAGAGTGTGGCTACCCACCAAATAATGTTACTTATTGTGTTCTTCTCCAAGGATATCTAAAGAACAAGCATTATGATGATGTAGAGATGCTTTTGCAGGAAATGGGTGATAGAGGTTACTCACTTGATGCTTCAACTTTATCGTTATTTATAGATCATATCGCAGCTGGTTTACTAGATAGAAGTATGCTTAAGTTGTTAGGTAAGCTTGTGCCAAAAGAACTACTGAACGATCCTAGGTTGTGCGACTGGGAGTGA
- the LOC110878157 gene encoding FBD-associated F-box protein At4g10400, with translation MKNTRPRSAQKKGDRGRPNLISKMPDDVLVTILSLMPIKDAAVTSVLSTRWRHLWRNLLRLNFDGTKTLKKMVKDKKLCDTERAKYIKQVYNVINSYYNHPMVQDIRIRFDLDDSHSEAINDWVQFALDKKVERLELNLLDKNYSVREPDENYEFWLPSSSMAGEMFSLKKLFLKGVNLNETTLNIILKNSPHLEKLYMFGSNLFPRIHVGGQDINLKHFKLVDCSGFESISLYGFDLVSFIYCGPEIQFHLSDLPKLKELDIGEVSVGLENNVFSQISSCALNLQVLVLDMWSPQKGLDVNAIIKFPNVKKLMLVMGAEEDDCLLEFTSIAQACPRLETFSISLHWYTPTKRRRKVRRVASPHVHEHLKLLEMIGYYGRISDVELAVYFIENAAALEKIVIDPCCHASGGDFTTEDFLKREQAARSSANRQLTPILPPGVNLVIL, from the exons ATGAAAAACACAAGGCCACGATCTGCTCAAAAGAAG GGGGATCGTGGAAGACCGAATTTGATTAGCAAAATGCCAGATGATGTTCTTGTTACGATACTATCTCTTATGCCTATTAAAGATGCAGCGGTCACAAGCGTTCTCTCCACGAGGTGGAGGCACTTATGGCGTAATTTGCTCCGACTGAACTTTGATGGTACTAAAACTTTAAAAAAGATGGTCAAAGATAAGAAACTTTGTGATACAGAGAGGGCTAAGTACATCAAGCAGGTGTATAATGTCATCAACAGTTATTACAACCACCCGATGGTTCAAGATATTCGGATTCGATTTGATTTGGATGATAGTCATTCTGAAGCGATCAATGATTGGGTTCAGTTTGCTCTAGACAAGAAAGTTGAGAGGCTTGAACTAAACTTACTGGATAAAAATTACAGCGTTCGCGAACCAGACGAAAACTATGAGTTCTGGTTACCATCATCAAGTATGGCTGGGGAGATGTTCTCTCTTAAAAAGCTCTTCTTGAAGGGTGTCAACTTGAACGAAACAACCCTAAACATAATATTAAAGAATTCTCCGCATCTTGAAAAGCTTTACATGTTTGGCTCGAATTTGTTCCCTCGTATTCATGTTGGTGGGCAGGACATCAACTTGAAACACTTTAAACTGGTGGATTGTTCCGGGTTCGAATCCATCTCCTTATACGGTTTTGACCTTGTGTCATTCATATATTGTGGTCCAGAAATACAATTCCATCTCAGTGATCTTCCAAAGCTTAAAGAACTTGATATCGGTGAAGTTAGTGTAGGATTAGAGAATAATGTGTTCAGTCAGATCTCATCTTGTGCTCTCAACCTTCAGGTTCTTGTGTTGGACATGTGGAGTCCACAG AAAGGTTTAGATGTTAACGCCATTATCAAATTTCCAAATGTGAAGAAATTAATGCTGGTAATGGGAGCTGAAGAAGATGATTGTCTACTGGAGTTCACTTCAATAGCTCAGGCCTGTCCGCGTTTGGAGACTTTTTCAATATCG CTACATTGGTATACACCAACGAAAAGGAGGAGGAAAGTAAGACGTGTTGCGTCTCCTCACGTTCATGAACACCTGAAGCTTCTTGAAATGATTGGATATTATGGTCGAATCAGTGACGTCGAGCTTGCTGTGTACTTCATAGAGAATGCTGCTGCACTCGAAAAAATCGTCATAGATCCTTGCTGCCATGCTTCTGGGGGAGATTTTACCACAGAGGACTTTTTGAAGAGAGAGCAAGCTGCTCGATCTTCTGCCAACCGCCAGCTCACACCAATATTGCCTCCAGGTGTCAATTTGGTCATCCTCTAA